A section of the Corynebacterium tuberculostearicum genome encodes:
- a CDS encoding alkaline phosphatase D family protein, whose amino-acid sequence MSNNSKNTGNAVNRRHFLQSTGTAGAAIALSGAAANAQSSLSPRVEQHMVEPKLGERPFLHGVASGDPIPDSVILWTRVTPDADAMPGSGLGEATRVEWEIAEDEGFGDVVKRGEVTTDARQDHTVHVDPHGLEPETVYFFRFKAQDKYSPVGRTKTAPALSASPEELTFGVASCANWESGFFNAYGDIAQRSRADQLDYMIFLGDYIYEYPQREYAGYGPVRLHHPAHEIISLEDYRIRFGRYRTDENLQAAHGALPWVVVWDDHEVANDNWREGAENHTEGEEGAFLDRRKAAMQAYFEWMPVRATNPSEQGHLYRSLTFGDLVELTMMDLRTYRDEQVRFGPRKMAAEGRTMLGSEQYNWLLNKIETSSAKWNMLGNSVMFSPMNLATLQQDDKTKPVSSSLSSNITGIPVNGDQWDGYSAERRLLIDALSKHDSHTLFVTGDIHSEWAHNISKDGRIFGAEMVCASVSAPNVNEQLKLPEGNELSKLAERYLMGANPHTRHVDLDHHGYSFVTVRPDSAEMHWLRVDNLLTAKSPVREAVTMTWRPGEGYSK is encoded by the coding sequence ATGTCTAATAATTCTAAGAACACGGGCAACGCAGTTAACCGCCGCCATTTCCTGCAATCCACCGGTACCGCCGGTGCCGCCATCGCTCTGTCCGGTGCAGCCGCCAACGCCCAAAGCAGCCTCTCGCCGCGCGTGGAGCAGCACATGGTGGAGCCGAAGCTGGGGGAGCGGCCCTTCCTCCACGGTGTGGCCTCGGGTGACCCGATTCCGGATTCGGTCATCCTGTGGACCCGCGTGACCCCGGATGCCGATGCCATGCCGGGATCCGGACTAGGCGAGGCCACCCGGGTGGAGTGGGAAATTGCCGAGGATGAGGGGTTCGGGGACGTCGTTAAGCGGGGCGAAGTGACCACCGACGCCCGCCAGGATCACACCGTGCACGTGGATCCACATGGCTTGGAACCGGAGACCGTGTACTTCTTCCGCTTTAAGGCGCAGGATAAGTACTCGCCTGTCGGCCGCACCAAGACCGCCCCGGCGCTGAGCGCCTCCCCGGAGGAGCTCACCTTTGGCGTGGCTAGCTGCGCCAACTGGGAGTCCGGATTCTTCAATGCCTATGGCGATATTGCCCAGCGCAGCCGCGCGGACCAGCTGGATTACATGATTTTCTTGGGCGACTATATCTACGAGTATCCGCAGCGCGAATACGCCGGCTATGGCCCAGTGCGCCTGCACCACCCGGCGCACGAGATTATCTCGCTGGAGGATTACCGCATCCGCTTCGGCCGCTACCGCACCGATGAGAACCTGCAGGCCGCACACGGCGCGCTGCCATGGGTTGTGGTGTGGGATGACCACGAGGTGGCCAACGATAACTGGCGCGAGGGCGCGGAGAACCACACCGAAGGCGAGGAAGGAGCCTTCCTGGACCGCCGCAAGGCCGCGATGCAGGCCTACTTTGAGTGGATGCCGGTGCGTGCGACCAACCCATCCGAGCAGGGCCACCTCTACCGCAGCCTGACCTTCGGCGATCTGGTGGAGCTAACCATGATGGATCTGCGCACCTACCGCGATGAGCAGGTGCGCTTTGGCCCGCGCAAGATGGCTGCAGAGGGCCGCACGATGCTTGGCTCTGAGCAGTACAACTGGCTGCTCAATAAGATTGAGACCTCTTCTGCCAAGTGGAATATGCTGGGCAATTCCGTCATGTTCTCCCCCATGAACCTGGCTACCCTGCAACAAGATGACAAGACCAAGCCGGTTTCTTCCTCGCTGTCCTCCAATATCACCGGCATTCCGGTCAACGGCGACCAGTGGGATGGTTACTCGGCGGAGCGCCGCTTGCTTATCGACGCCCTCTCAAAGCACGACTCCCACACCCTCTTTGTCACCGGCGATATCCACTCCGAGTGGGCGCACAATATCAGCAAGGATGGCCGCATCTTCGGCGCCGAGATGGTCTGCGCCTCCGTGTCTGCGCCCAACGTGAACGAGCAGTTGAAGCTGCCGGAGGGCAATGAGCTGTCCAAGCTGGCCGAGCGCTACTTGATGGGCGCCAACCCGCACACCCGCCACGTGGACCTGGATCACCACGGCTACAGCTTTGTCACCGTGCGCCCGGATTCGGCGGAAATGCACTGGTTGCGCGTAGATAACCTGCTCACCGCCAAGTCCCCGGTGCGCGAGGCCGTGACCATGACCTGGCGCCCGGGTGAGGGCTACAGCAAGTAG
- a CDS encoding serine hydrolase domain-containing protein translates to MSEFSQISQWPADTVAGALLHRGEVQETVGDTAREFPVASVTKLVAAYGVMLAVEEGAVELEQPAGPEGSTLEHLLAHASGISFDSRESQKPVGERRIYSSAGYEWAADTVAEATGMDFAEYLREGILAPLGMESTRLEGSAGHGLVSTVEDLAAFATEVQDPQLLHPSTVADMRRVHFDGLRGIVPGYGSFKDCTWGLGFEIHGDKDHWMGALPADAVGHFGMSGTYLWVAGDYAMVALTNRDFGEWCKPLWHDTNTAIWNSL, encoded by the coding sequence ATGAGTGAATTTAGCCAAATTAGCCAGTGGCCCGCGGATACGGTGGCCGGAGCCTTGCTGCACCGCGGCGAAGTGCAAGAAACGGTGGGGGATACCGCCCGCGAGTTCCCGGTGGCATCGGTGACCAAGCTGGTCGCAGCCTACGGCGTGATGCTGGCCGTGGAAGAAGGAGCCGTGGAGCTTGAGCAGCCAGCCGGCCCGGAAGGCTCCACGCTCGAGCACCTGCTTGCGCATGCCTCTGGGATTTCCTTTGATTCCCGGGAGTCGCAAAAGCCGGTGGGCGAGCGCCGCATCTACTCCTCGGCCGGTTATGAGTGGGCCGCGGATACCGTGGCCGAAGCCACGGGCATGGACTTTGCCGAGTACCTGCGTGAAGGCATATTGGCCCCGCTGGGCATGGAGTCCACCCGGCTCGAAGGCTCGGCCGGCCACGGTTTGGTCTCCACAGTGGAGGACCTCGCGGCCTTTGCTACGGAAGTCCAGGACCCACAGCTTTTGCACCCATCCACCGTGGCCGACATGCGCCGCGTGCATTTCGACGGGTTGCGCGGCATTGTTCCGGGCTACGGCAGCTTCAAAGACTGCACCTGGGGCCTAGGCTTTGAAATCCACGGCGACAAAGATCACTGGATGGGCGCCCTGCCTGCCGACGCCGTCGGTCACTTCGGCATGTCCGGCACCTACCTCTGGGTCGCCGGCGACTATGCCATGGTCGCGCTCACAAACCGCGACTTTGGCGAATGGTGCAAGCCGCTCTGGCACGATACGAATACCGCCATCTGGAACTCTTTGTAA
- a CDS encoding mechanosensitive ion channel family protein — MNLKYYFYELWSLFVDHGLPLIALLLIGILIPRIGRLAIRIMERRLDEDEEATKARLALTGALVYIVQAAAYFLIIWAALTNLGVPAVGAAVPATIVSAAVGFGAQSIIADFLSGFFILSEKQFGVGDYVSFDGVTDVEGTVVMLTLRTTKVRTPTGELVTVPNSSAGAVTNYSQEWSRAVVNFDVPVQEGETLPEITRRVRTISEQAIQEPSIAVDVNGELEVLPATQLVAPQAAGQSWHVTYRVLVTVTPARQWAVERAIRSALLSEFWDHYNVTDLDEIQRPILPVGDNAAAQESVKDASAAGEGSRPDSRPEHQSPEADGPKSDGPGKPALPDEEDQEPEPTQGIWRALETNTKFQKIATIGGRVRASTTGLILALLVVGALALASSNPENADAGWLSPEHWRDSGAEASFSQLSDAPSTNPTPESTETGTQYEPTEDSSAATETANPQGSNGAGATDSPAGGGSGGGQETDATGNASPAPSAANGADNAGAGSDNGSGNASNAGGDAGSGTQASGTAGSTGQEIPAEPR, encoded by the coding sequence ATGAATCTGAAGTATTACTTCTACGAGCTGTGGAGCCTCTTTGTTGACCACGGCTTGCCGCTTATCGCGCTATTGCTGATAGGCATTTTGATCCCGCGCATCGGCAGGCTGGCCATCCGCATTATGGAGCGCCGCCTCGATGAAGACGAAGAAGCCACCAAGGCGCGCCTGGCACTGACCGGTGCGCTGGTCTACATCGTGCAGGCGGCGGCGTACTTCCTTATCATCTGGGCCGCGCTGACCAATCTCGGCGTGCCAGCGGTAGGTGCGGCGGTGCCGGCGACGATAGTCTCGGCCGCCGTGGGCTTTGGCGCCCAGTCCATCATTGCTGACTTTCTCTCCGGCTTCTTCATCCTTTCGGAAAAGCAATTTGGCGTGGGCGACTATGTCAGCTTCGATGGCGTGACCGACGTGGAAGGCACCGTGGTGATGCTGACCCTGCGCACCACCAAGGTGCGCACGCCCACCGGCGAGCTGGTCACCGTGCCCAATAGCTCGGCCGGCGCGGTCACTAACTACTCCCAGGAGTGGTCGCGCGCCGTGGTCAACTTTGATGTGCCGGTCCAAGAAGGCGAGACGCTGCCAGAAATCACGCGCCGAGTGCGCACGATTTCCGAGCAAGCCATCCAGGAACCGTCCATCGCCGTGGACGTCAATGGCGAGCTCGAGGTGCTGCCGGCCACCCAGCTGGTTGCCCCGCAGGCGGCCGGCCAGTCTTGGCACGTGACCTACCGCGTGTTGGTGACCGTAACCCCCGCCCGCCAGTGGGCGGTGGAGCGCGCCATTCGCTCCGCGCTGCTTTCCGAGTTCTGGGATCACTACAACGTGACCGACTTGGACGAAATCCAGCGCCCGATTCTTCCGGTGGGCGACAATGCCGCGGCCCAAGAATCCGTCAAGGATGCCTCCGCGGCAGGGGAGGGCTCGCGCCCCGATTCCCGGCCAGAACACCAGTCACCCGAGGCGGATGGCCCGAAAAGCGATGGCCCCGGAAAGCCCGCGCTGCCGGATGAGGAGGACCAGGAGCCCGAGCCCACCCAGGGCATCTGGCGCGCGCTGGAGACCAATACCAAGTTCCAGAAGATCGCCACCATTGGCGGCCGGGTCCGCGCCTCTACCACGGGCCTCATACTGGCTCTGCTTGTCGTCGGTGCCTTGGCCCTGGCCTCAAGCAACCCCGAAAATGCGGATGCGGGCTGGCTTTCGCCCGAGCATTGGCGCGATAGCGGCGCGGAGGCCTCTTTCTCGCAGCTTTCCGACGCCCCCTCCACCAACCCCACCCCCGAATCCACCGAGACCGGCACGCAGTACGAGCCGACCGAGGACAGCTCTGCTGCCACGGAGACCGCCAACCCGCAAGGCTCTAATGGCGCTGGCGCGACCGATTCGCCTGCCGGCGGCGGTAGCGGCGGCGGTCAGGAAACTGACGCTACCGGCAATGCCTCGCCCGCGCCGAGCGCCGCCAACGGCGCAGATAACGCCGGTGCTGGCTCGGACAACGGCTCCGGCAACGCCTCTAATGCAGGCGGAGATGCCGGCTCCGGCACCCAAGCGTCCGGAACCGCCGGTAGCACCGGCCAAGAGATCCCAGCAGAGCCGCGCTAG